In Tenebrio molitor chromosome 6, icTenMoli1.1, whole genome shotgun sequence, one genomic interval encodes:
- the LOC138132608 gene encoding lysosomal alpha-mannosidase-like isoform X3, with product MKENLMLLFLLLIFPLVTAEHPCQSCSRTVNDKMNIHLIPHSHDEGGWLRTVDQYYRRSGIFFGTEDAGVEFILSSIVQALKRNPERRFIQVETAFLWQWWQKQGNETQKDLIDLVNNGQLEIVNGAWTMNDEATTNYQSIIDQFTYGLRILDETLGKCGRPKIGWQIDAYGHSRTHASIIKQLGFDALILAHIDYRDKANRRERKNLEFLWNTSTSLENSKLFTVILPDLYKTPSNMCFDIICSRRDIITEENINQKVASFAQALDRFKEYYKTNNIMIPMGHDFAYQVAESNFYNMDRLIEGFKHHPTYNVFYSTPSCYVKAVSDEYENKKFVFEEKTGDFMPYSTDSSTYWSGYFTSRPTFKRLERVANNILQAAKQMVTFAKIENIDREEFIAPLKEAAAMIQGHNAIAGTERQYIANDYVRLVTKGIEKAEAAAANIVGNLLKRSTNIRVDLKLSTCLMRNVSICNESTQGKFVVIVYNPLSHVVSHHVRLPVKDGSFRVFGPDGELDTDVFESISNFEYVKENMKPSPKELVFLARDLPPLGMKMYYVKKLFNKTISEYHTLENGTMYFGNEVNGFAIESTSGRLTSAKICGIDLNLTQEFLYYTSSPQSSPAGAYIFKPDEITPNPLTTSPIKIKYKKGKLADEVLQTYATNEITQIIRVYKSEEHPYIEFDWLVGNLDTKKTGKEIATSFAMKNFCNDGTFTTDSNGREHIARDLSKRDGYSYKVEDSSVSGNYYPVTSDISINDKNRKITAIIMNDRAQGGSVSGLKDGTVELMIHRRLVTDDGIGIHEVLNEKEYNKGLYARGQHYFTFGYKDLHIRNAKSTVASARDIIQRKRLAPWVLIGEAHNDNFNSMNKISRWLNFRYDSLKVPLPDNVHILTLEPWKDDTFLLRLEHILEKGDDHDLSNTVEINLEDIFINYKITDIRETTLGANQWLDGYKKEPQFTWNGIYTFKKAEKAKRFITSLKPMQIRTYVIRLTKKD from the exons atgaaagaaaatttaatgttgttGTTTCTGCTGTTGATATTTCCTTTGGTGACTGCGGAACACCCTTGTCAG tCTTGCAGTCGAACTGTCAATGACAAAATGAATATTCATCTCATACCGCATTCACACGATGAAGGTGGTTGGTTAAGAACTGTGGACCAATACTATCGACGATCTGGAA TATTTTTTGGAACAGAGGATGCTGGAGTCGAGTTTATTTTAAGTTCTATTGTACAAGCACTGAAACGAAATCCTGAAAGAAG ATTTATCCAAGTAGAAACTGCTTTTCTTTGGCAATGGTGGCAGAAACAAGGCAACGAAACCCAAAAAGATCTCATTGACTTAGTCAACAATGGTCAATTAGAAATAGTTAATGGTGCGTGGACCATGAATGACGAAGCTACAACCAACTATCAGTCAATCATTGATCAGTTCACTTATGGCCTTAG AATTCTGGACGAGACTCTTGGAAAATGTGGAAGACCTAAAATTGGGTGGCAGATCGACGCCTACGGTCACAGCCGAACACACGCTTCAATAATAAAACAGCTGGGTTTTGACGCTTTGATTCTTGCACACATTGACTACAGAGACAAAGCAAATCGAAGAGAACGAAAAAATCTAGAATTTCTTTGGAACACAAGTACGAGTCTTGAAAATTCCAAACTCTTCACTGTCATACTTCCAGATTTGTACAAAACACCAAGCAATATGTGTTTTGATATTATCTGCAGCAGAAGGGACATCATTACTGAAGAAAATATCAACCAAAAAGTAGCGAGTTTCGCCCAAGCTCTGGACCGTTTTAAAGAGTACTACAAGACAAACAACATCATGATACCAATGGGACACGATTTTGCTTATCAAGTCGCCGAAAGCAACTTTTACAATATGGACAGACTCATCGA AGGTTTCAAACATCACCCAACTTACAATGTGTTTTATTCGACACCTTCCTGTTACGTCAAAGCGGTATCTGATGAATACGAGAACAAAAAGTTTGTGTTCGAGGAAAAAACTGGTGATTTTATGCCGTACTCCACAGACAGTAGTACCTACTGGAGTGGGTACTTCACATCGAGGCCGACATTTAAACGATTGGAAAGAGTTGCCAATAACATACTTCAAGCCGCAAAACAAATGGTCACCTTCgccaaaatagaaaatattgaCAGAGAAGAATTTATTGCACCTTTAAAGGAAGCTGCAGCGATGATCCAAGGTCATAATGCTATTGCTGGTACCGAAAGACAGTACATTGCAAATGATTACGTTAGGTTGGTTACGAAAGGTATAGAAAAGGCCGAAGCAGCAGCTGCGAACATTGTTGG gaatttattaaaacgtTCTACAAATATTCGAGTGGACCTAAAACTGTCCACGTGTCTAATGAGGAATGTGAGCATCTGCAATGAAAGCACCCAAGGGAAGTTTGTTGTCATCGTTTACAATCCTTTATCGCATGTAGTCTCCCATCATGTGCGTTTACCTGTAAAAGATGGTTCTTTCAGAGTATTTGGTCCAGATG GTGAACTAGACACTGATGTCTTTGAAAGTATTTCCAATTTCGAATACGTTAAAGAAAACATGAAACCTAGTCCTAAAGAGTtggtatttttggcaagagaTTTACCACCTTTGGGTATGAAAATGTACTACGTGAAGAAGCTTTTCAATAAAACTATCAGTGAATACCATACTCTGGAGAACGGTACCATGTATTTTGGAAACgag GTGAACGGTTTCGCAATTGAAAGTACCTCTGGGCGATTGACATCTGCAAAAATCTGCGGAATCGATTTGAACCTCACCCAAGAGTTTCTTTATTACACATCTTCGCCTCAAAGTAGTCCAGCCGGAGCGTATATTTTTAAACCTGACGAGATAACCCCAAACCCGCTGACAACGTctccaatcaaaattaaatacaagaAAGGAAAGCTTGCTGACGAAGTACTACAAACTTACGCTACCAACGAAATCACTCAGATCATCAGAGTGTACAAGAGTGAAGAGCATCCTTATATTGAGTTTGATTGGCTAGTTGGGAACCTCGACACGAAGAAAACGGGAAAAGAAATCGCTACATCTTTTGCTATGAAAAACTTCTGTAATGACGGTACTTTCACCACGGATTCCAACGGAAGGGAGCACATTGCAAGAGATTTAAGCAAACGTGATGGCTATTCTTACAAAGTTGAAGACAGTTCAGTCAGTGGTAACTACTACCCTGTCACATCTGATATTTCGatcaatgacaaaaatcgTAAAATAACTGCGATAATAATGAACGATCGTGCGCAAGGTGGAAGTGTCAGTGGGTTAAAAGACGGTACAGTTGAATTGATGATTCACAGAAGATTGGTAACTGATGATGGAATAGGTATTCACGAGGTTTTAAATGAGAAAGAATACAACAAGGGCTTGTACGCAAGAGGTCAACATTATTTTACTTTCGGATACAAAGATTTGCACATCAGGAATG CTAAAAGTACAGTTGCCAGTGCAAGAGACATCATTCAGAGAAAGAGATTGGCACCGTGGGTGTTAATAGGAGAAGCTCACAACGATAACTTCAATTCGATGAACAAAATAAGTCGCTGGTTGAACTTTCGG TATGACAGTCTTAAAGTACCGCTTCCAGACAATGTACACATTTTAACTTTAGAACCGTGGAAAGATGATACATTTCTCTTAAGATTGGAGCATATTTTGGAAAAAGGTGACGATCACGATTTGTCCAACACTGTGGAAATTAATCTTGAG gatattttcataaattataaaataactgATATTAGGGAAACAACGTTAGGAGCAAATCAGTGGTTAGATGGATATAAGAAAGAACCACAGTTTACTTGGAATGGGATTTATACGTTCAAAAAGGCAGAAAAAGCGAAGCGGTTCATTACTTCTTTGAAGCCAATGCAAATCAGAACTTATGTTATTAGGCTAACtaaaaaagattaa
- the LOC138132608 gene encoding lysosomal alpha-mannosidase-like isoform X2, giving the protein MKENLMLLFLLLIFPLVTAEHPCQSCSRTVNDKMNIHLIPHSHDEGGWLRTVDQYYRRSGKDAGVEFILSSIVQALKRNPERRFIQVETAFLWQWWQKQGNETQKDLIDLVNNGQLEIVNGAWTMNDEATTNYQSIIDQFTYGLRILDETLGKCGRPKIGWQIDAYGHSRTHASIIKQLGFDALILAHIDYRDKANRRERKNLEFLWNTSTSLENSKLFTVILPDLYKTPSNMCFDIICSRRDIITEENINQKVASFAQALDRFKEYYKTNNIMIPMGHDFAYQVAESNFYNMDRLIEGFKHHPTYNVFYSTPSCYVKAVSDEYENKKFVFEEKTGDFMPYSTDSSTYWSGYFTSRPTFKRLERVANNILQAAKQMVTFAKIENIDREEFIAPLKEAAAMIQGHNAIAGTERQYIANDYVRLVTKGIEKAEAAAANIVGNLLKRSTNIRVDLKLSTCLMRNVSICNESTQGKFVVIVYNPLSHVVSHHVRLPVKDGSFRVFGPDGELDTDVFESISNFEYVKENMKPSPKELVFLARDLPPLGMKMYYVKKLFNKTISEYHTLENGTMYFGNEVNGFAIESTSGRLTSAKICGIDLNLTQEFLYYTSSPQSSPAGAYIFKPDEITPNPLTTSPIKIKYKKGKLADEVLQTYATNEITQIIRVYKSEEHPYIEFDWLVGNLDTKKTGKEIATSFAMKNFCNDGTFTTDSNGREHIARDLSKRDGYSYKVEDSSVSGNYYPVTSDISINDKNRKITAIIMNDRAQGGSVSGLKDGTVELMIHRRLVTDDGIGIHEVLNEKEYNKGLYARGQHYFTFGYKDLHIRNAKSTVASARDIIQRKRLAPWVLIGEAHNDNFNSMNKISRWLNFRVVTNFTLRCITNNNTFFQYDSLKVPLPDNVHILTLEPWKDDTFLLRLEHILEKGDDHDLSNTVEINLEDIFINYKITDIRETTLGANQWLDGYKKEPQFTWNGIYTFKKAEKAKRFITSLKPMQIRTYVIRLTKKD; this is encoded by the exons atgaaagaaaatttaatgttgttGTTTCTGCTGTTGATATTTCCTTTGGTGACTGCGGAACACCCTTGTCAG tCTTGCAGTCGAACTGTCAATGACAAAATGAATATTCATCTCATACCGCATTCACACGATGAAGGTGGTTGGTTAAGAACTGTGGACCAATACTATCGACGATCTGGAA AGGATGCTGGAGTCGAGTTTATTTTAAGTTCTATTGTACAAGCACTGAAACGAAATCCTGAAAGAAG ATTTATCCAAGTAGAAACTGCTTTTCTTTGGCAATGGTGGCAGAAACAAGGCAACGAAACCCAAAAAGATCTCATTGACTTAGTCAACAATGGTCAATTAGAAATAGTTAATGGTGCGTGGACCATGAATGACGAAGCTACAACCAACTATCAGTCAATCATTGATCAGTTCACTTATGGCCTTAG AATTCTGGACGAGACTCTTGGAAAATGTGGAAGACCTAAAATTGGGTGGCAGATCGACGCCTACGGTCACAGCCGAACACACGCTTCAATAATAAAACAGCTGGGTTTTGACGCTTTGATTCTTGCACACATTGACTACAGAGACAAAGCAAATCGAAGAGAACGAAAAAATCTAGAATTTCTTTGGAACACAAGTACGAGTCTTGAAAATTCCAAACTCTTCACTGTCATACTTCCAGATTTGTACAAAACACCAAGCAATATGTGTTTTGATATTATCTGCAGCAGAAGGGACATCATTACTGAAGAAAATATCAACCAAAAAGTAGCGAGTTTCGCCCAAGCTCTGGACCGTTTTAAAGAGTACTACAAGACAAACAACATCATGATACCAATGGGACACGATTTTGCTTATCAAGTCGCCGAAAGCAACTTTTACAATATGGACAGACTCATCGA AGGTTTCAAACATCACCCAACTTACAATGTGTTTTATTCGACACCTTCCTGTTACGTCAAAGCGGTATCTGATGAATACGAGAACAAAAAGTTTGTGTTCGAGGAAAAAACTGGTGATTTTATGCCGTACTCCACAGACAGTAGTACCTACTGGAGTGGGTACTTCACATCGAGGCCGACATTTAAACGATTGGAAAGAGTTGCCAATAACATACTTCAAGCCGCAAAACAAATGGTCACCTTCgccaaaatagaaaatattgaCAGAGAAGAATTTATTGCACCTTTAAAGGAAGCTGCAGCGATGATCCAAGGTCATAATGCTATTGCTGGTACCGAAAGACAGTACATTGCAAATGATTACGTTAGGTTGGTTACGAAAGGTATAGAAAAGGCCGAAGCAGCAGCTGCGAACATTGTTGG gaatttattaaaacgtTCTACAAATATTCGAGTGGACCTAAAACTGTCCACGTGTCTAATGAGGAATGTGAGCATCTGCAATGAAAGCACCCAAGGGAAGTTTGTTGTCATCGTTTACAATCCTTTATCGCATGTAGTCTCCCATCATGTGCGTTTACCTGTAAAAGATGGTTCTTTCAGAGTATTTGGTCCAGATG GTGAACTAGACACTGATGTCTTTGAAAGTATTTCCAATTTCGAATACGTTAAAGAAAACATGAAACCTAGTCCTAAAGAGTtggtatttttggcaagagaTTTACCACCTTTGGGTATGAAAATGTACTACGTGAAGAAGCTTTTCAATAAAACTATCAGTGAATACCATACTCTGGAGAACGGTACCATGTATTTTGGAAACgag GTGAACGGTTTCGCAATTGAAAGTACCTCTGGGCGATTGACATCTGCAAAAATCTGCGGAATCGATTTGAACCTCACCCAAGAGTTTCTTTATTACACATCTTCGCCTCAAAGTAGTCCAGCCGGAGCGTATATTTTTAAACCTGACGAGATAACCCCAAACCCGCTGACAACGTctccaatcaaaattaaatacaagaAAGGAAAGCTTGCTGACGAAGTACTACAAACTTACGCTACCAACGAAATCACTCAGATCATCAGAGTGTACAAGAGTGAAGAGCATCCTTATATTGAGTTTGATTGGCTAGTTGGGAACCTCGACACGAAGAAAACGGGAAAAGAAATCGCTACATCTTTTGCTATGAAAAACTTCTGTAATGACGGTACTTTCACCACGGATTCCAACGGAAGGGAGCACATTGCAAGAGATTTAAGCAAACGTGATGGCTATTCTTACAAAGTTGAAGACAGTTCAGTCAGTGGTAACTACTACCCTGTCACATCTGATATTTCGatcaatgacaaaaatcgTAAAATAACTGCGATAATAATGAACGATCGTGCGCAAGGTGGAAGTGTCAGTGGGTTAAAAGACGGTACAGTTGAATTGATGATTCACAGAAGATTGGTAACTGATGATGGAATAGGTATTCACGAGGTTTTAAATGAGAAAGAATACAACAAGGGCTTGTACGCAAGAGGTCAACATTATTTTACTTTCGGATACAAAGATTTGCACATCAGGAATG CTAAAAGTACAGTTGCCAGTGCAAGAGACATCATTCAGAGAAAGAGATTGGCACCGTGGGTGTTAATAGGAGAAGCTCACAACGATAACTTCAATTCGATGAACAAAATAAGTCGCTGGTTGAACTTTCGGGTAGTAACCAATTTCACACTGAGATGTATCACTAATAATAACACATTTTTTCAGTATGACAGTCTTAAAGTACCGCTTCCAGACAATGTACACATTTTAACTTTAGAACCGTGGAAAGATGATACATTTCTCTTAAGATTGGAGCATATTTTGGAAAAAGGTGACGATCACGATTTGTCCAACACTGTGGAAATTAATCTTGAG gatattttcataaattataaaataactgATATTAGGGAAACAACGTTAGGAGCAAATCAGTGGTTAGATGGATATAAGAAAGAACCACAGTTTACTTGGAATGGGATTTATACGTTCAAAAAGGCAGAAAAAGCGAAGCGGTTCATTACTTCTTTGAAGCCAATGCAAATCAGAACTTATGTTATTAGGCTAACtaaaaaagattaa
- the LOC138132608 gene encoding lysosomal alpha-mannosidase-like isoform X1 — MKENLMLLFLLLIFPLVTAEHPCQSCSRTVNDKMNIHLIPHSHDEGGWLRTVDQYYRRSGIFFGTEDAGVEFILSSIVQALKRNPERRFIQVETAFLWQWWQKQGNETQKDLIDLVNNGQLEIVNGAWTMNDEATTNYQSIIDQFTYGLRILDETLGKCGRPKIGWQIDAYGHSRTHASIIKQLGFDALILAHIDYRDKANRRERKNLEFLWNTSTSLENSKLFTVILPDLYKTPSNMCFDIICSRRDIITEENINQKVASFAQALDRFKEYYKTNNIMIPMGHDFAYQVAESNFYNMDRLIEGFKHHPTYNVFYSTPSCYVKAVSDEYENKKFVFEEKTGDFMPYSTDSSTYWSGYFTSRPTFKRLERVANNILQAAKQMVTFAKIENIDREEFIAPLKEAAAMIQGHNAIAGTERQYIANDYVRLVTKGIEKAEAAAANIVGNLLKRSTNIRVDLKLSTCLMRNVSICNESTQGKFVVIVYNPLSHVVSHHVRLPVKDGSFRVFGPDGELDTDVFESISNFEYVKENMKPSPKELVFLARDLPPLGMKMYYVKKLFNKTISEYHTLENGTMYFGNEVNGFAIESTSGRLTSAKICGIDLNLTQEFLYYTSSPQSSPAGAYIFKPDEITPNPLTTSPIKIKYKKGKLADEVLQTYATNEITQIIRVYKSEEHPYIEFDWLVGNLDTKKTGKEIATSFAMKNFCNDGTFTTDSNGREHIARDLSKRDGYSYKVEDSSVSGNYYPVTSDISINDKNRKITAIIMNDRAQGGSVSGLKDGTVELMIHRRLVTDDGIGIHEVLNEKEYNKGLYARGQHYFTFGYKDLHIRNAKSTVASARDIIQRKRLAPWVLIGEAHNDNFNSMNKISRWLNFRVVTNFTLRCITNNNTFFQYDSLKVPLPDNVHILTLEPWKDDTFLLRLEHILEKGDDHDLSNTVEINLEDIFINYKITDIRETTLGANQWLDGYKKEPQFTWNGIYTFKKAEKAKRFITSLKPMQIRTYVIRLTKKD; from the exons atgaaagaaaatttaatgttgttGTTTCTGCTGTTGATATTTCCTTTGGTGACTGCGGAACACCCTTGTCAG tCTTGCAGTCGAACTGTCAATGACAAAATGAATATTCATCTCATACCGCATTCACACGATGAAGGTGGTTGGTTAAGAACTGTGGACCAATACTATCGACGATCTGGAA TATTTTTTGGAACAGAGGATGCTGGAGTCGAGTTTATTTTAAGTTCTATTGTACAAGCACTGAAACGAAATCCTGAAAGAAG ATTTATCCAAGTAGAAACTGCTTTTCTTTGGCAATGGTGGCAGAAACAAGGCAACGAAACCCAAAAAGATCTCATTGACTTAGTCAACAATGGTCAATTAGAAATAGTTAATGGTGCGTGGACCATGAATGACGAAGCTACAACCAACTATCAGTCAATCATTGATCAGTTCACTTATGGCCTTAG AATTCTGGACGAGACTCTTGGAAAATGTGGAAGACCTAAAATTGGGTGGCAGATCGACGCCTACGGTCACAGCCGAACACACGCTTCAATAATAAAACAGCTGGGTTTTGACGCTTTGATTCTTGCACACATTGACTACAGAGACAAAGCAAATCGAAGAGAACGAAAAAATCTAGAATTTCTTTGGAACACAAGTACGAGTCTTGAAAATTCCAAACTCTTCACTGTCATACTTCCAGATTTGTACAAAACACCAAGCAATATGTGTTTTGATATTATCTGCAGCAGAAGGGACATCATTACTGAAGAAAATATCAACCAAAAAGTAGCGAGTTTCGCCCAAGCTCTGGACCGTTTTAAAGAGTACTACAAGACAAACAACATCATGATACCAATGGGACACGATTTTGCTTATCAAGTCGCCGAAAGCAACTTTTACAATATGGACAGACTCATCGA AGGTTTCAAACATCACCCAACTTACAATGTGTTTTATTCGACACCTTCCTGTTACGTCAAAGCGGTATCTGATGAATACGAGAACAAAAAGTTTGTGTTCGAGGAAAAAACTGGTGATTTTATGCCGTACTCCACAGACAGTAGTACCTACTGGAGTGGGTACTTCACATCGAGGCCGACATTTAAACGATTGGAAAGAGTTGCCAATAACATACTTCAAGCCGCAAAACAAATGGTCACCTTCgccaaaatagaaaatattgaCAGAGAAGAATTTATTGCACCTTTAAAGGAAGCTGCAGCGATGATCCAAGGTCATAATGCTATTGCTGGTACCGAAAGACAGTACATTGCAAATGATTACGTTAGGTTGGTTACGAAAGGTATAGAAAAGGCCGAAGCAGCAGCTGCGAACATTGTTGG gaatttattaaaacgtTCTACAAATATTCGAGTGGACCTAAAACTGTCCACGTGTCTAATGAGGAATGTGAGCATCTGCAATGAAAGCACCCAAGGGAAGTTTGTTGTCATCGTTTACAATCCTTTATCGCATGTAGTCTCCCATCATGTGCGTTTACCTGTAAAAGATGGTTCTTTCAGAGTATTTGGTCCAGATG GTGAACTAGACACTGATGTCTTTGAAAGTATTTCCAATTTCGAATACGTTAAAGAAAACATGAAACCTAGTCCTAAAGAGTtggtatttttggcaagagaTTTACCACCTTTGGGTATGAAAATGTACTACGTGAAGAAGCTTTTCAATAAAACTATCAGTGAATACCATACTCTGGAGAACGGTACCATGTATTTTGGAAACgag GTGAACGGTTTCGCAATTGAAAGTACCTCTGGGCGATTGACATCTGCAAAAATCTGCGGAATCGATTTGAACCTCACCCAAGAGTTTCTTTATTACACATCTTCGCCTCAAAGTAGTCCAGCCGGAGCGTATATTTTTAAACCTGACGAGATAACCCCAAACCCGCTGACAACGTctccaatcaaaattaaatacaagaAAGGAAAGCTTGCTGACGAAGTACTACAAACTTACGCTACCAACGAAATCACTCAGATCATCAGAGTGTACAAGAGTGAAGAGCATCCTTATATTGAGTTTGATTGGCTAGTTGGGAACCTCGACACGAAGAAAACGGGAAAAGAAATCGCTACATCTTTTGCTATGAAAAACTTCTGTAATGACGGTACTTTCACCACGGATTCCAACGGAAGGGAGCACATTGCAAGAGATTTAAGCAAACGTGATGGCTATTCTTACAAAGTTGAAGACAGTTCAGTCAGTGGTAACTACTACCCTGTCACATCTGATATTTCGatcaatgacaaaaatcgTAAAATAACTGCGATAATAATGAACGATCGTGCGCAAGGTGGAAGTGTCAGTGGGTTAAAAGACGGTACAGTTGAATTGATGATTCACAGAAGATTGGTAACTGATGATGGAATAGGTATTCACGAGGTTTTAAATGAGAAAGAATACAACAAGGGCTTGTACGCAAGAGGTCAACATTATTTTACTTTCGGATACAAAGATTTGCACATCAGGAATG CTAAAAGTACAGTTGCCAGTGCAAGAGACATCATTCAGAGAAAGAGATTGGCACCGTGGGTGTTAATAGGAGAAGCTCACAACGATAACTTCAATTCGATGAACAAAATAAGTCGCTGGTTGAACTTTCGGGTAGTAACCAATTTCACACTGAGATGTATCACTAATAATAACACATTTTTTCAGTATGACAGTCTTAAAGTACCGCTTCCAGACAATGTACACATTTTAACTTTAGAACCGTGGAAAGATGATACATTTCTCTTAAGATTGGAGCATATTTTGGAAAAAGGTGACGATCACGATTTGTCCAACACTGTGGAAATTAATCTTGAG gatattttcataaattataaaataactgATATTAGGGAAACAACGTTAGGAGCAAATCAGTGGTTAGATGGATATAAGAAAGAACCACAGTTTACTTGGAATGGGATTTATACGTTCAAAAAGGCAGAAAAAGCGAAGCGGTTCATTACTTCTTTGAAGCCAATGCAAATCAGAACTTATGTTATTAGGCTAACtaaaaaagattaa